One Nicotiana tomentosiformis chromosome 4, ASM39032v3, whole genome shotgun sequence genomic window carries:
- the LOC138909838 gene encoding uncharacterized protein, with product MGSLSYLPLEKSGIANEIHHLACLGVQLLDSGDTGVTIQDTTASSLVTEVKERQYEDHVLAHYRYTAPRNGKTPFKIMGDRVLRYRGRLCVPNVAGLCRQVMGETHYSRYSIHPGATKMYHDIRGNILVG from the coding sequence atgggtagcctgtcatatttaccgCTAGAGAAGAGTGGGATAGCCAATGAGATTCATCATCTAGCTTGTCTTGGAGTTcaattactggactcaggtgataccggagttactattcaggacacgacagcatcctctttagtaactgaagtgaaggaacgccagtatgaggatcatGTGTTAGCTCATTATAGATATACAGCCCCTCGAAATGGGAAGACACCATTCAAGATTATGGGAGATAGGGTCCTtagatatcgaggacgattatgtgtccctaatgttgcagggctaTGCCGGCAGGTTATGGGTgagactcactattctcgttattctatccatccaggagcaacaaagatgtatcatgatatcaggggaaatatattggtgggatga